A section of the Candidatus Omnitrophota bacterium genome encodes:
- a CDS encoding HD domain-containing phosphohydrolase, whose protein sequence is MATNDKILNAKILIIDDQQIHALLLEKIIKTAGYERVLSITDPRQAIRVLTDFQPDLVLLDLNMPGVDGFQIMNDLKEYRKEQYLPILVISMEKGQEIRLRALEAGATDFLSKPYENVEVLVRIRNMVEMRILDRQVREQNKILEARVLERTRELRDTRLDIIHRLARAAEYRDNDTGIHIIRMSRFCSKLGAVAGLSEAQCELLLTASPLHDIGKIGIPDHILLKPGKLTPEEWEVMKSHTIIGAELLSGSTSPLMKMAEVIAMTHHERWDGKGYPRGLKDEDIPLVGRICGICDVFDALTSKRPYKEAWSVDDTVAEIKKGSGQHFDPQLVEGLLKILPELLVIKNEFKE, encoded by the coding sequence ATGGCAACAAACGACAAGATCCTTAACGCAAAAATCCTGATCATCGACGACCAGCAGATCCATGCTCTTTTGCTGGAAAAGATCATTAAAACAGCCGGTTACGAAAGAGTTTTAAGCATTACGGATCCGCGTCAGGCGATCAGAGTTTTAACAGATTTTCAGCCTGACCTTGTCTTACTTGATCTGAATATGCCGGGAGTTGACGGTTTTCAGATCATGAATGATCTAAAAGAATATCGCAAAGAACAATATCTGCCGATTTTGGTCATTTCGATGGAAAAGGGGCAAGAGATCCGTTTACGCGCGTTGGAAGCAGGCGCGACGGACTTTTTAAGTAAGCCCTATGAAAATGTAGAAGTTTTGGTACGTATCCGTAATATGGTCGAGATGCGGATCTTAGACCGTCAGGTTAGAGAGCAAAACAAGATCCTTGAGGCGCGTGTTTTAGAGCGAACCAGAGAATTACGTGATACGCGGCTTGATATAATCCATCGGCTTGCGCGCGCCGCAGAATACCGGGACAATGATACCGGAATTCACATTATTCGGATGAGCCGGTTTTGTTCGAAATTGGGTGCTGTGGCCGGATTAAGCGAGGCCCAGTGTGAGCTTTTGTTGACGGCAAGCCCGTTGCATGATATTGGCAAGATCGGTATTCCCGACCATATTCTTCTTAAGCCTGGAAAACTTACGCCGGAAGAATGGGAAGTGATGAAAAGTCATACCATTATCGGCGCGGAATTATTATCCGGAAGCACATCACCTTTGATGAAAATGGCAGAAGTGATCGCCATGACCCATCACGAGCGCTGGGACGGAAAAGGTTATCCTCGCGGATTAAAAGATGAGGACATTCCTTTGGTTGGGAGGATTTGCGGGATCTGCGATGTCTTTGACGCTTTGACATCAAAACGGCCCTATAAAGAGGCTTGGTCGGTGGACGATACGGTTGCCGAGATCAAAAAAGGAAGCGGGCAACATTTTGATCCGCAATTGGTCGAAGGCCTTTTAAAGATCTTGCCGGAATTGCTAGTGATCAAAAACGAGTTCAAAGAATAA
- a CDS encoding response regulator — MWKILVVEDNVESRELLAEILRDIAQCDKAASGKEAIEKYNAALQKDPYHLILLDIEMPEMDGLEALRMIREIEKTKGIALGEGVPIIMVTAHKKPFLNAFYQGCTDYVLKPIDTDKLLAKITEKIEKPNKF, encoded by the coding sequence ATGTGGAAGATTTTAGTCGTTGAAGATAATGTTGAAAGCAGGGAATTGCTTGCTGAGATCTTGCGCGATATCGCCCAATGTGATAAAGCCGCAAGTGGCAAGGAAGCCATTGAAAAATATAATGCCGCTCTTCAAAAAGATCCCTATCATCTGATTTTGCTGGATATTGAAATGCCTGAAATGGATGGGCTTGAAGCTTTGCGCATGATCCGGGAAATTGAAAAAACTAAAGGCATTGCCTTAGGAGAAGGTGTTCCGATCATCATGGTCACGGCTCATAAAAAACCGTTTCTTAACGCGTTTTATCAAGGTTGCACCGATTATGTTTTAAAGCCTATCGACACAGATAAGCTGCTAGCAAAAATCACCGAGAAAATTGAGAAACCGAACAAGTTTTGA
- a CDS encoding Hpt domain-containing protein yields the protein MGTENFEYDAIAVSQQLHVRPEVLKRIVISFSKTLQEKIAGLQEAFNNGDVLKMRALLHEIRGTSGNLRLEKVYSTARVMHEAVKSGEDKNNVAQYFEGLKSSAAQLFEFAKREET from the coding sequence ATGGGAACCGAAAATTTTGAATATGATGCGATCGCTGTCAGTCAGCAGTTACATGTGCGTCCTGAGGTTTTGAAGCGTATCGTTATTAGTTTTTCGAAAACTCTTCAAGAAAAAATCGCCGGGCTGCAAGAGGCTTTTAATAATGGGGATGTCTTGAAAATGCGGGCTTTACTGCATGAAATTCGCGGAACGTCGGGCAACTTGCGCTTAGAGAAGGTCTATTCGACGGCTCGCGTAATGCATGAGGCGGTCAAATCAGGTGAAGATAAAAACAATGTTGCTCAATATTTTGAAGGATTAAAGTCGTCGGCAGCGCAGTTATTTGAGTTTGCGAAGCGAGAGGAGACTTAA
- a CDS encoding citrate synthase: MDKTAKLVIEGKTYELPVVVGSENDKAIDISKLLSETSHITIDHGFGNTGSCLSAITYLDGENGILRYRGIPIEQIAEQSTFVETAYLLIYGQLPGKSELERFSNSFTRYSMIHEDMKNFFNGYPSSGHPMAILSAMVCSLSGYYPELTKTTPSKEDIDVIAIELLSKVRTIAAFSYKKSIGEPFVYPRADLKYEANFLHMMFSSPTREYAINEEMVRALRTLLILHADHEQNCSTSTVRMVGSSRANLFASVAAGICALWGPLHGGANQEVIEMLQKIHADGGNIKKYVDLAKTPEKKFRLMGFGHRVYKHFDPRAKIIKKRADELLKKLGISDPLLDIALKLEEIALKDEYFIERKLYPNVDFYSGIIYRAIGIPLNMFPVMFAIGRMPGWIAHWKEMIESPATKIGRPRQIYTGPLKRDYIPLKERK; this comes from the coding sequence ATGGACAAAACAGCAAAGCTAGTTATCGAAGGAAAAACCTATGAACTTCCGGTTGTTGTCGGAAGTGAAAACGATAAAGCTATTGATATTTCTAAGTTGTTAAGCGAAACGTCTCATATTACGATCGATCATGGATTTGGAAATACCGGATCATGTTTAAGCGCGATCACTTATCTCGATGGTGAAAATGGAATTCTTCGTTACCGCGGTATTCCCATCGAGCAGATCGCCGAACAATCTACTTTTGTTGAAACAGCCTATTTGCTTATTTACGGCCAGCTTCCCGGAAAAAGTGAATTGGAACGTTTTTCTAATTCCTTTACGCGTTATTCCATGATCCACGAGGATATGAAAAACTTTTTTAACGGTTATCCTTCATCGGGCCATCCGATGGCGATTTTATCGGCGATGGTTTGTTCGCTTTCGGGTTATTATCCGGAGCTGACCAAAACTACACCGAGCAAAGAAGATATCGATGTCATCGCCATTGAACTACTTTCAAAAGTCAGGACCATTGCCGCGTTTTCTTATAAAAAATCAATTGGCGAACCATTTGTTTATCCTCGGGCAGATCTTAAGTATGAAGCAAATTTTCTGCATATGATGTTTTCGTCGCCAACGCGTGAGTATGCCATTAATGAAGAAATGGTAAGGGCTTTGCGTACGCTTCTTATTCTTCATGCAGATCATGAGCAGAATTGTAGTACCTCAACGGTGCGCATGGTGGGCAGTTCTCGCGCTAACCTTTTTGCTTCGGTTGCCGCGGGCATTTGCGCGCTGTGGGGGCCTTTGCATGGAGGAGCGAATCAGGAAGTTATCGAAATGCTTCAAAAGATCCACGCGGACGGCGGCAATATTAAGAAATATGTCGATTTGGCGAAAACTCCGGAAAAGAAATTTCGACTAATGGGTTTTGGCCATCGGGTGTATAAGCATTTTGATCCTCGAGCCAAGATCATTAAAAAAAGGGCCGATGAGCTTCTTAAGAAATTAGGGATCAGTGACCCGCTTTTGGATATTGCTCTTAAGCTTGAAGAAATTGCCCTTAAGGATGAATATTTCATCGAGCGAAAACTTTATCCGAACGTTGACTTCTATAGCGGTATTATTTACCGCGCTATCGGCATTCCGCTTAATATGTTCCCGGTCATGTTCGCGATCGGGCGTATGCCGGGTTGGATCGCCCACTGGAAAGAAATGATCGAGAGTCCGGCGACAAAGATCGGGCGTCCGCGGCAGATCTATACGGGGCCGCTTAAGCGCGACTACATTCCTCTCAAAGAACGAAAATAA
- a CDS encoding response regulator, with translation MKILIIDDSDLERELLTEVLKGSGVKNEFLHAKSGEEAIQILGTKFKEIGLILLDWQMPEMSGMEFMEGVVKVPAVSAIPIIMVTASGTEENKKKAHDVNPHLGGYVVKPYDPESLVKVIQPFLK, from the coding sequence ATGAAAATTCTTATTATTGATGATTCGGATCTTGAGCGGGAGCTGTTGACGGAAGTCCTTAAGGGCTCAGGTGTAAAAAATGAATTTCTGCACGCGAAAAGCGGCGAAGAAGCTATTCAGATCCTGGGGACCAAATTCAAGGAGATCGGTCTAATTCTCTTGGATTGGCAGATGCCGGAAATGTCGGGAATGGAATTTATGGAAGGCGTCGTGAAAGTCCCGGCTGTTTCCGCAATCCCCATCATCATGGTTACCGCATCGGGTACCGAAGAAAACAAAAAGAAGGCGCACGATGTTAATCCGCATTTAGGCGGATACGTCGTTAAGCCGTATGATCCGGAATCGCTCGTTAAAGTGATACAGCCTTTTTTAAAATAA
- a CDS encoding ATP-binding protein: MSEPKEKSTLQPPKLDLVRNSVMYAEFVDESLRYLVSAQNSLAMLERAAGDREAQDNLFKIFYAIAGLADFLQLTDIHLLSEEAGNVLEKVRKGLIVFDDDTAAILLNAISALYKLLSLLNEQVSNAGHLSSPYFDVRPAVSALQNVKNQEASSGKIPTSKNFSADLDSAVGKYQELESQLRSASGDILINADLLRGVLGDLSQLEKQMQGMYGRLLSRQRELAAERDLALELSQQALDTAKTKGDFLASMAHEIRTLISAILGFSELLLKSLASDKHKTQLRTIISSGKLLLHIVNNILDFSKIEKGKLILEHINFDLNNLVEDVLKIVRAKVEGKPVKLSFHIDKDVPQQIFGDPTRLKQILINLLDNAIKFTDQGEVSLSIIQKEITLSTHEVILEFTVKDTGPGIPADKRSLIFQSFTQADGTVTRKYGGTGLGLSICKSYVEAMGGKIWVESTEGKGSSFIFTMKAKVKSFEGTAASSDEVFSRDAGFEESTQEDDLKDSCKGLRVFVVDDSVSNQELIQAYFEYLGCTGDFAVNGREAIEKIKTNKYDVCFMDVQMPFMGGFEATRLIRENVNQHLPIIALTATKMSEEREQYLKSGMTDYLEKPFDMAQMKEKILRHSKKVYNQ, from the coding sequence ATGAGCGAGCCAAAAGAAAAATCTACTCTACAACCGCCGAAGCTTGACCTGGTAAGAAACTCGGTAATGTACGCCGAGTTTGTTGACGAGTCATTGCGGTATTTGGTTTCGGCGCAAAATTCGTTAGCGATGCTTGAGCGTGCCGCGGGTGATCGAGAAGCACAGGATAATCTTTTTAAAATATTCTATGCCATTGCCGGTTTGGCAGATTTTCTTCAACTAACGGATATTCACCTGCTATCTGAAGAGGCGGGTAATGTTTTAGAAAAAGTTCGCAAAGGGCTTATCGTCTTTGATGATGACACAGCGGCGATCTTGCTTAATGCGATCAGCGCGCTTTATAAGCTTTTGAGCCTTCTGAATGAGCAAGTCAGCAATGCGGGACATTTAAGCAGTCCTTACTTTGATGTGAGGCCTGCCGTCAGCGCTTTGCAAAATGTCAAGAACCAGGAGGCCTCATCAGGAAAAATCCCAACATCGAAAAACTTTTCGGCGGACTTGGATTCTGCGGTAGGGAAATATCAGGAATTAGAAAGCCAGTTGCGCTCTGCCTCGGGAGATATTTTGATCAATGCCGATCTATTGCGCGGGGTTCTCGGCGATCTAAGTCAACTTGAAAAACAAATGCAGGGAATGTACGGGCGATTGCTTTCTCGTCAGCGGGAGCTTGCGGCCGAACGTGATCTGGCGCTCGAGTTAAGCCAGCAGGCTTTAGATACCGCCAAAACCAAAGGTGATTTTCTGGCGAGCATGGCTCATGAAATTCGAACGCTTATCAGCGCTATTTTAGGATTTTCTGAGCTTCTGTTAAAAAGCCTGGCCAGTGATAAACATAAAACTCAGCTGCGAACGATCATCTCCAGTGGTAAGTTGCTTTTGCATATCGTTAATAATATTCTCGATTTCTCTAAGATCGAGAAAGGAAAGCTCATCTTGGAGCATATCAATTTCGACCTTAACAATCTTGTTGAAGACGTTTTAAAGATCGTCCGGGCAAAAGTTGAAGGAAAGCCGGTGAAGCTCTCATTTCACATTGACAAGGATGTTCCTCAGCAGATTTTTGGCGACCCGACCAGGCTGAAGCAGATCCTTATTAATCTTTTGGATAATGCGATCAAGTTCACCGACCAAGGTGAAGTTTCTCTTTCGATCATTCAGAAAGAAATAACTTTAAGCACGCATGAGGTAATTCTAGAATTTACCGTCAAAGATACGGGGCCCGGAATTCCGGCCGACAAGCGCAGTCTTATCTTTCAGTCGTTTACGCAAGCTGACGGAACGGTAACGCGTAAATACGGCGGAACAGGTTTAGGCTTATCAATTTGTAAAAGCTATGTGGAGGCAATGGGCGGAAAGATCTGGGTTGAATCGACCGAAGGAAAAGGAAGCAGTTTTATTTTTACTATGAAAGCGAAGGTTAAGAGTTTCGAAGGCACAGCGGCTTCGTCGGATGAGGTTTTCTCAAGGGATGCCGGATTTGAAGAATCAACCCAAGAAGACGATCTTAAAGATTCCTGCAAGGGCTTACGTGTTTTTGTGGTGGATGACAGCGTTTCTAACCAGGAATTGATCCAGGCTTATTTTGAATATTTAGGCTGTACGGGTGATTTTGCCGTCAACGGGCGTGAGGCGATCGAAAAAATTAAAACGAATAAATATGACGTTTGCTTCATGGATGTTCAAATGCCGTTTATGGGCGGATTTGAGGCGACACGCTTGATCCGAGAAAATGTTAATCAACACCTTCCGATCATTGCTTTAACGGCAACAAAGATGTCTGAGGAGCGCGAGCAGTATTTAAAATCCGGGATGACGGATTATCTGGAAAAACCTTTTGATATGGCTCAAATGAAAGAGAAGATTTTACGCCATTCAAAAAAAGTGTATAATCAATAA